A single window of Montipora capricornis isolate CH-2021 chromosome 14, ASM3666992v2, whole genome shotgun sequence DNA harbors:
- the LOC138032202 gene encoding uncharacterized protein has product MDKLDRQERLERTASIAYNKGLINNPGENNCFLNSAVQVLWHLDVFRRSFREIKGHYCMGQSCIFCALDLIFRQFQFSSNDALPPDGLRVALAVAFKDQHRFQLGDMDDAAECFENILSHMHMLVARNEHDDACNAKHCISHQKFAMQIIEQTICHCGELSEPLPFFQLVHYVSASALCAKAKSLKGWDNSRPIESQFGVLLRRAGQDTRECQSPDCKDRVQVQRLLLNCPDIVSVGLIWDSESPDAQHIADVLQCIGTTLKLSDLYHQVYDERAKDSCLQLVGIVTYYGKHYSTFFFHSKLQTWIYFDDARVKEIGSDWSLMIKKCRLCHYQPLLLLYANPHGTPINAETAPKEKICIDGNNRQKTMDSERGVADGTSDGEKSPATSKKSKFRLKPKDERRSLFKSKKSLSSGDLTQPGIELSRTPSNASDTVASSSGKDKQRPRFRRIGSVIMSAVNPSLAMSHLKREMTKKSKRRSSTGSGSESSGEPDLIDLGSSNEDAKLEIMRLYEQSKALNAAQIRVVNNTDSGISSAPSSAGGSVSSTDTNHGGSDEDLIGFNSTWRHSSYDNWPSGHHNTRVAALLQEAERFLAKSENSERNFDFVRALNYCTEAEAGFRRVTEENGADLRTTNYAYAKKNECQKRARTLRQHMQLPSNFEKRTASISQSKQREEELFRQQRQRDQMILRQQQYQAAPPPYSSVQPRDRSPHFGVQRVVDVPVPTSNLGTQSKNYWEEQYGVSTLPLKVKHKPTVYSSGHYVTKTQQDKSGPMRGVSGICTQQIKPDSMCYSPVHYDRESDITARIKNLSPYSTAPNPKEDNTTVLSVGDNIPKMSENHQSRLPVATRRVPNSIFISPSNSSNSSYQAKSIPQSRPVPSASYDPTVYKSSVSQNQPQVTAFQPKPKVYYAGNMALSSRDRSPSPARSVDCLDFVSSSHGSLKQGPPNYVPAPPYNSFLQREHFKSHSASSLPEDPFASNTRGVRQVSARTISDRPVCEKCKCVAIDRRQRFCAGCEQEVYRTHLTTSDLC; this is encoded by the exons ATGGACAAACTAGATCGACAAGAAAGGCTTGAGCGTACAGCGTCCATAGCTTACAATAAAGGCTTGATCAACAATCCCGGcgagaataattgttttctcaATTCTGCTGTCCAG GTTCTTTGGCATCTGGATGTGTTCAGGAGAAGCTTTCGAGAGATTAAAGGTCATTACTGTATGGGGCAGTCATGCATATTCTGTgcactggatttgattttcagACAATTTCAATTCAGCAGCAATGATGCTCTTCCACCAGATGGATTAAGGGTTGCATTAGCAGTGGCTTTTAAG gaCCAGCACAGGTTTCAACTTGGGGATATGGATGATGCTGCAGAGTGTTTT GAGAATATCCTTAGTCACATGCATATGCTTGTTGCAAGAAATGAACATGATGATGCATGCAATGCCAAACATTGCATATCACATCAGAAGTTTGCTATGCAGATAATAGAGCAG ACAATTTGCCATTGTGGAGAGTTGTCAGAAcctcttcctttttttcagcTCGTTCACTATGTATCGGCTTCAGCACTTTG TGCAAAAGCAAAGAGCCTCAAAGGATGGGATAACAGCAGACCAATTGAAAGTCAGTTTGGCGTTTTGTTAAGAAGAGCTGGACAAGATACAAGGGAATGCCAA AGTCCAGATTGCAAGGACAGAGTTCAAGTACAACGTCTTCTTTTGAATTGTCCTGATATTG TAAGTGTTGGCCTGATTTGGGATTCTGAATCTCCAGATGCTCAACACATAGCTGATGTTTTGCAATGCATTGGAACAACTCTGAAACTGTCTGAT TTGTACCATCAGGTTTATGATGAGAGGGCTAAAGACAGCTGTCTACAGTTGGTTGGCATTGTAACATACTATGGCAAACACTACTCAACATTCTTTTTTCATAGCAAACTACAAACTTGGATTTACTTTGATGATGCCAGAGTCAAggag ATTGGTTCTGACTGGTCACTCATGATAAAGAAGTGTCGACTGTGTCACTATCAGCCACTTCTGTTGTTGTATGCCAACCCTCATGGTACGCCCATAAATGCAGAAACAGCACCAAAGGAGAAAATCTGTATAGATGGCAACAATCGCCAGAAGACCATGGATTCTGAGAGGGGAGTTGCAGACGGGACAAGCGATGGAGAAAAAAGCCCTGCGACATCGAAAAAGTCCAAATTTCGCCTCAAGCCAAAAGACGAAAGAAGATCGCTTTTCAAGTCAAAGAAAAGCCTCTCGTCTGGTGATCTAACACAGCCAGGCATTGAGTTATCGCGGACACCCAGCAATGCATCTGACACTGTAGCTAGTTCTTCGGGGAAGGACAAACAGCGACCCAGGTTTAGACGCATCGGAAGTGTCATAATGAGTGCAGTGAATCCAAGTCTGGCTATGTCCCATCTGAAGCGCGAAATGACCAAGAAGTCAAAGAGGAGGTCTTCTACAGGATCAGGCAGCGAGTCAAGTGGCGAGCCAGATCTGATAGACCTTGG CTCCTCCAACGAAGATGCTAAACTGGAGATTATGAGACTCTATGAGCAATCTAAGGCCCTCAACGCAGCACAGATTAGAGTAGTCAACAACACTGACAGTGGCATAAGTTCTGCTCCATCCTCCGCTGGTGGATCAGTTAGTTCCACTGACACTAATCATGGGGGCAGTGATGAAGATCTTATTGGCTTCAACTCGACATGGCGACACTCCAGTTATGATAATTGGCCGTCTG GTCACCATAATACCCGTGTTGCTGCTCTCCTTCAAGAAGCAGAGAGATTTCTAGCAAAATCCGAGAATTCTGAGCGCAACTTCGACTTTGTCAGAGCATTGAATTACTGTACGGAAGCAGAGG CGGGCTTCCGCCGTGTAACAGAGGAGAATGGGGCGGATTTGAGGACCACTAACTACGCTTATGCAAAGAAGAATGAATGCCAGAAAAGAGCCAGGACTTTGCGGCAACATATGCAGTTACcatcaaattttgaaaagagaACTGCGTCCATTAG TCAATCCAAGCAAAGAGAGGAAGAGCTTTTTCGTCAGCAGAGGCAGAGAGATCAAATGATTTTGAGACAGCAACAGTACCAGGCTGCTCCACCACCCTAC TCATCTGTGCAACCGAGAGACCGTAGCCCACACTTCGGAGTTCAAAGAGTTGTAGATGTACCTGTGCCCACTTCCAACCTTGGAACTCAAAGCAAGAACTATTGGGAGGAACAATATGGTGTCTCCACTCTACCCCTGAAAGTAAAACACAAGCCCACAGTGTACTCGAGTGGTCATTATGTGACTAAAACTCAACAGGATAAATCTGGGCCCATGAGAGGAGTGTCTGGAATCTGCACACAACAAATTAAACCGGATTCAATGTGCTATAGTCCAGTTCATTACGACCGCGAAAGCGATATTACAGCTAGAATAAAGAACTTGAGTCCTTATTCAACAGCTCCAAACCCAAAAGAGGACAACACTACGGTATTATCAGTTGGAGACAACATACCAAAGATGTCCGAAAATCACCAGTCGCGGCTTCCGGTAGCGACGAGACGAGTTCCgaattcgattttcatttcaCCGTCCAACTCGTCTAACTCGTCATACCAGGCCAAGTCAATTCCCCAGTCAAGACCTGTGCCTTCTGCTTCATATGATCCCACTGTTTATAAAAGCAGTGTATCTCAAAACCAACCTCAGGTCACAGCCTTCCAACCCAAACCCAAAGTATATTATGCTGGTAATATGGCCCTTAGCTCACGTGATCGATCGCCATCTCCTGCACGATCAGTGGATTGCTTGGACTTTGTCTCTTCGTCACACGGTTCTTTAAAACAAGGGCCGCCTAATTACGTCCCTGCTCCTCCATACAATTCATTTCTCCAGCGAGAACACTTCAAGAGCCACTCAGCATCGTCTCTGCCAGAAGATCCCTTTGCTTCAAACACTCGCGGCGTTCGACAGGTCAGTGCACGTACTATTAGTGATCGCCCCGTCTGCGAGAAGTGCAAGTGTGTGGCGATTGATCGACGGCAACGCTTTTGCGCCGGCTGCGAGCAAGAGGTGTATCGAACGCATTTAACAACCTCTGATCTGTGTTGA